The genome window TTTACATTATTTTTAGCCAAAATTCCACTCACATTAGCAATAACACCTGGAATATCATTATTATTTAAGATGATCATTTTTCCTTTAGGCTTAAAGTCTATATCAAAGCCATTTAACTCCACAATTCTTTGCTCATTCTCTCCAAAAATCGTTCCCGAGATCGATAAAGTCGAATTATCTGTAAGCACTTTTATGGTAATTTTATTACTATATCCACTACTTGGTAAAATATAAGAAGAAAGTTCCACTCCTTTATCTTTAGCTACAAAATGCGCATTAATATAGTTGATATTTTCTCCTAAAATTCCTCTTAAAACACTCACTGCTGCAAAAGTTAATAAAGATCCATTGTATTCGCTAATCTGCCCTTCACTTTCAAGTTTAATAGCTTTAATAGGAGTTTTATCAAGCTGAGCGGCCAAAAAACCCATTTTCGAAATAAGTTCTATATAAGGTGCGACAAATTTTGGCAAATCTTCTGTTTTGATTGGTAAATTTAAGGCATTAGGATAAGAAATTCCCCTTGCAGCATTTAAGGCTTGCTCACATGCTTGAATAGCGATATTTTCTTGACTTTCTAAAGTATTTGCTCCAAGATGAGAAGTAACTGAAACATTCTCAAAATCTAAAAATGGATGGTTTGTTGCAGGCTCTTTATCAAACACATCAATACCAAGCCAAGCGATTTTACCACTTTTTAATCCTTCGCACAATGCCTCTTCATTATAAAGACCACCTCTAGCACAGTTAATTAATCGAACTCCATCTTTCATTTTATTAATCTCATCATAAGAGATCATATCTGTAGTTTCTTTTGTTTTTGGTGTATGGATTGTAATAAAATCACTTTGAGTTAAAATCACATCTAAAGAATTTACACACTCAATACCCAAATCAGTCATTTTAGATGCTACTACATAAGGATCATATGCAATAACTTTCATACCAAAAGCTTTTGCGCGTACAGCAACTCTTGAGCCTATATTACCAAAACCTATCACACCTAAGGTTTTATTCATAAGCTCTACGCCATACCACTTTTCTCTTTCCCATTTTCTTTCTATTTTCAAA of Campylobacter sp. 2014D-0216 contains these proteins:
- the serA gene encoding phosphoglycerate dehydrogenase, which encodes MKKIIVCDAILDKGVELLRKAEDVELIEAAHLAKDELLTKLSDVDVAITRSSTDVDLKFIDACNNLKALVRAGVGVDNVDIDECSKKGIIVMNVPTANTIAAVELTMNHLLCSARSFVNAHNFLKIERKWEREKWYGVELMNKTLGVIGFGNIGSRVAVRAKAFGMKVIAYDPYVVASKMTDLGIECVNSLDVILTQSDFITIHTPKTKETTDMISYDEINKMKDGVRLINCARGGLYNEEALCEGLKSGKIAWLGIDVFDKEPATNHPFLDFENVSVTSHLGANTLESQENIAIQACEQALNAARGISYPNALNLPIKTEDLPKFVAPYIELISKMGFLAAQLDKTPIKAIKLESEGQISEYNGSLLTFAAVSVLRGILGENINYINAHFVAKDKGVELSSYILPSSGYSNKITIKVLTDNSTLSISGTIFGENEQRIVELNGFDIDFKPKGKMIILNNNDIPGVIANVSGILAKNNVNIADFRLGRNGFGKALSVILLDTKISKALLEELRAVDACIFAEYAEI